One window from the genome of Pseudomonas fluorescens encodes:
- a CDS encoding ABC transporter ATP-binding protein, with product MNALLQGHAASNPTRTDTALLSVDNVSLEYRTPQRVVRATHQVSFEVDPADRFVLLGPSGCGKSTLLKAIGGFITPCEGEIRLQGQTVNAPGPDRIVVFQEFDQLPPWKTVKQNVMFALLASGTLKRREAEERALHYLDKVGLAAFADAYPHTLSGGMKARVAIARALAMQPKILLMDEPFAALDALTRRKMQEELLLLWEEVRFTLLFVTHSIEEALVVGNRILLLSPHPGRVRAEIHSHQYDLHSLGGVGFQHTARRIHGLLFNEGQPPETEHELDFTDIRIAY from the coding sequence ATGAACGCGCTTTTGCAAGGCCACGCGGCCAGCAACCCCACCCGCACCGACACGGCATTGTTGTCGGTGGATAACGTCAGCTTGGAATACCGCACCCCGCAGCGGGTGGTGCGGGCCACCCACCAAGTGAGTTTCGAAGTCGACCCTGCGGACCGTTTTGTTTTGCTTGGCCCGTCCGGGTGCGGCAAGTCCACCTTGCTCAAGGCCATTGGTGGCTTCATCACGCCGTGCGAAGGCGAGATTCGCTTGCAAGGCCAAACCGTCAACGCGCCGGGACCGGACCGGATCGTGGTGTTCCAGGAGTTCGACCAACTGCCACCGTGGAAAACCGTCAAGCAGAACGTGATGTTCGCGCTGCTGGCGTCCGGCACCCTCAAGCGTCGCGAGGCCGAGGAGCGGGCGCTGCATTACCTCGACAAAGTGGGCCTGGCGGCGTTTGCCGATGCCTACCCTCACACGTTGTCCGGGGGCATGAAAGCTCGCGTCGCGATTGCCCGGGCGCTGGCGATGCAGCCGAAAATCCTCTTGATGGACGAGCCTTTCGCCGCCCTCGATGCCCTGACCCGACGCAAGATGCAGGAAGAACTGCTGCTGCTCTGGGAAGAGGTGCGTTTCACCCTGCTGTTCGTCACCCACTCCATCGAAGAAGCATTGGTGGTGGGCAATCGCATCCTGCTGTTATCGCCACATCCAGGAAGGGTCCGGGCGGAAATCCACAGCCATCAATACGATCTGCACAGCCTCGGCGGCGTGGGGTTCCAGCACACGGCCCGGCGGATTCATGGATTGCTGTTCAATGAAGGTCAGCCGCCTGAAACCGAGCATGAGCTGGATTTCACCGACATCCGTATTGCGTATTAA
- a CDS encoding HlyD family type I secretion periplasmic adaptor subunit, producing the protein MLLKPGLKGGVGRYFKGSDSLHGQPLPEVNKALIEDAPRVVRLTIWGIIGFFVFLMLWANFAEIDEVTKGDGKAIPSSKIQKIQNLEGGIVAELFVKEGQIVDVGASLIRLDDTRFVSNVGETEADRLSMLLRVERLSAEVDDRPLNFPADVLKAVPGQAASEESLYISRRQQLHDEIGGLQEQLIQRQQELREFVSKQAQYRSGLALQRQEINMSEPLVAQGAVSPVEVLRLKRAEVETRGQLDATTLAIPRAESAIKEVQRKIDETRGKFRSEALTQLNEARTDLNKAQATGKALEDRVSRTLVTSPVRGIVNKLLVNTIGGVIQPGSDLVEIVPLDDTILVEAKIRPQDIAFLHPGQDATVKFTAYDYTIYGGMKAKLEQIGADTITDEDKKTTYYIIKLRTERSHLGTPEKPLLIIPGMVASVDIITGKKTVLSYLLKPIIKARSEALHER; encoded by the coding sequence GTGTTGCTTAAGCCAGGTTTAAAGGGCGGCGTGGGCCGCTATTTCAAAGGTTCCGACTCGCTGCACGGCCAACCGCTGCCCGAGGTCAACAAAGCCCTGATCGAGGACGCTCCCCGGGTGGTGCGTTTGACGATCTGGGGCATCATCGGCTTCTTTGTATTCCTGATGCTGTGGGCCAACTTCGCCGAGATCGACGAAGTGACCAAGGGCGACGGCAAGGCGATCCCATCGTCCAAGATCCAGAAAATCCAGAACCTGGAAGGCGGCATCGTCGCTGAGCTGTTCGTCAAGGAAGGGCAGATCGTCGACGTCGGCGCGTCGTTGATTCGCCTGGACGACACACGGTTTGTCTCCAACGTCGGCGAAACCGAGGCTGATCGGCTGTCCATGTTGTTGCGGGTCGAGCGCCTGAGCGCCGAAGTCGATGACCGGCCGCTGAACTTCCCGGCCGATGTACTCAAGGCGGTGCCGGGCCAGGCGGCCAGCGAAGAGTCGCTGTACATCAGCCGCCGCCAGCAGTTGCACGATGAAATCGGCGGCTTGCAGGAGCAGTTGATCCAGCGCCAGCAGGAACTGCGCGAGTTCGTGTCCAAGCAGGCGCAGTACCGCTCCGGCCTGGCGCTGCAACGCCAGGAAATCAACATGTCCGAGCCGCTGGTGGCCCAGGGCGCGGTGTCGCCGGTAGAAGTGCTGCGGCTCAAGCGCGCCGAAGTCGAGACCCGTGGGCAACTGGACGCCACGACGCTGGCGATCCCCCGCGCCGAATCGGCGATCAAGGAAGTGCAGCGCAAGATCGACGAGACCCGCGGCAAGTTCCGCAGCGAAGCCCTGACCCAGCTCAACGAAGCCCGCACCGACCTGAACAAGGCCCAGGCCACCGGCAAGGCCCTGGAAGACCGGGTGAGCCGGACCCTGGTGACGTCGCCGGTGCGCGGCATTGTCAATAAATTGCTGGTGAACACCATCGGCGGCGTGATCCAGCCCGGCAGCGACCTGGTGGAAATCGTGCCGCTGGACGACACCATTCTGGTGGAAGCGAAAATCCGTCCCCAGGACATCGCCTTCCTGCACCCCGGCCAGGACGCCACGGTGAAATTCACCGCGTACGACTACACCATCTACGGCGGGATGAAAGCCAAGCTGGAACAGATCGGCGCCGACACCATCACCGATGAAGACAAGAAAACCACCTACTACATCATCAAGCTGCGCACCGAACGCAGCCACCTGGGCACGCCTGAAAAACCCTTGCTGATCATCCCTGGGATGGTGGCGTCGGTGGACATCATCACCGGCAAGAAAACCGTGCTCAGCTACCTGCTCAAACCGATCATCAAGGCCCGGTCCGAGGCGTTGCACGAGCGCTAG
- a CDS encoding ABC transporter substrate-binding protein: protein MSKRIAFAPLAAAIGLGFSLLAGSLVAPASAHAEGEIRIAEQFGIVYLLLNVVRDQQLIEKHGKEEGIDIKVDWTQLSGGAAVNDALLSGSIDIAGAGVGPLLTVWDRTRGKQNVKAVASLGNFPYYLLSNNPNVKTIADFTEKDRIAVPAVGVSVQSRFLQYAAAKQWGDKDFNRLDKYTLAVPHPDATAALIAGGTELTGHFSNPPFQDQALQNPNVHVVLNSYDVLGPNSPTVLFATEKFRDENPKTYKAFVEALTEAAEFAQKDKGAAADTYLRVTKAKIDRATLLKIIDNPQIEFTVTPKNTYPLAEFLYRVGAIKNKPASWEDYFFQDAKPLQGS, encoded by the coding sequence ATGTCCAAACGCATTGCTTTTGCACCGCTGGCCGCCGCCATCGGCCTGGGCTTCAGTTTGCTGGCCGGCAGCCTGGTCGCGCCGGCCAGCGCCCACGCCGAAGGCGAGATTCGGATCGCCGAGCAGTTCGGCATCGTTTACCTGTTGCTGAACGTGGTCCGCGACCAGCAATTGATCGAGAAGCACGGCAAGGAAGAGGGCATCGACATCAAGGTCGATTGGACCCAACTGTCCGGCGGGGCGGCGGTCAACGATGCATTGCTGTCGGGTTCCATCGACATTGCCGGAGCCGGCGTCGGGCCGTTGTTGACCGTCTGGGACCGCACCCGTGGCAAGCAGAACGTCAAGGCCGTGGCCTCGTTGGGCAACTTTCCCTATTACCTGTTGAGCAACAACCCCAACGTCAAGACCATTGCCGACTTCACCGAGAAGGACCGCATCGCGGTGCCCGCGGTGGGAGTTTCGGTGCAGTCGCGTTTCCTGCAATACGCCGCCGCCAAGCAGTGGGGCGACAAGGACTTCAATCGCCTCGACAAGTACACCTTGGCCGTCCCGCACCCGGACGCCACGGCGGCGTTGATTGCCGGCGGCACCGAGTTGACCGGGCATTTTTCCAACCCGCCGTTCCAGGACCAGGCCCTGCAAAACCCCAACGTCCATGTGGTACTCAACTCCTATGACGTGCTCGGGCCAAACTCGCCCACGGTGCTGTTCGCCACCGAGAAATTCCGCGATGAGAATCCGAAAACCTACAAGGCGTTCGTCGAGGCGCTGACCGAAGCGGCCGAGTTCGCCCAGAAGGACAAAGGTGCGGCGGCGGACACCTACCTGCGGGTGACCAAGGCCAAGATCGACCGGGCGACCTTGTTGAAAATCATCGACAACCCGCAGATCGAATTCACCGTCACCCCGAAAAACACCTACCCGCTGGCGGAATTCCTCTACCGCGTCGGCGCCATCAAGAACAAGCCGGCGTCGTGGGAAGATTATTTCTTCCAGGACGCCAAACCGTTGCAGGGGAGCTGA
- a CDS encoding TauD/TfdA dioxygenase family protein: MPAVSFSPDSNAAPIAPQSFAIFPFRDAVGAEIVGLDLSRPINDQDFARIHRAHLDYHVVVFRDQRITPEQHIAFSRRFGVLQIHVLKQFLLTGHPEILIVSNIIENGQSIGLGDAGKFWHSDLSYKELPSLGSMLHAQELPSEGGDTLFADMHKAWDGLPETLRKAVEGRSAAHSYTARYSETKFEGNWRPTLTPEQLAQVAEVVHPIVRTHPETGRKALFVSEGFTTRIVGLPEDESKAILTELYAHSVLPQNIYRHQWQPHDLVFWDNRSLIHLAAGCPSHLRRKLYRTTIQGDAPF, from the coding sequence ATGCCAGCCGTCTCTTTTTCTCCAGATTCAAATGCCGCGCCCATCGCGCCGCAGTCGTTCGCAATCTTCCCGTTTCGCGATGCCGTCGGTGCCGAGATCGTTGGGCTGGACCTGTCCCGGCCCATCAACGACCAGGATTTCGCCCGCATCCATCGCGCGCACCTGGACTATCACGTCGTGGTGTTCCGCGACCAGCGCATCACCCCCGAACAGCACATCGCCTTCAGCCGCCGTTTTGGCGTGTTGCAAATCCATGTGCTCAAGCAGTTCCTGCTGACCGGGCATCCGGAAATCCTCATCGTTTCCAACATCATCGAAAACGGCCAATCCATCGGCCTGGGCGATGCAGGCAAGTTCTGGCATTCGGACCTTTCCTATAAGGAACTGCCCAGCCTGGGCTCGATGCTCCACGCCCAGGAACTGCCGAGCGAAGGCGGCGACACGCTGTTTGCCGACATGCACAAGGCCTGGGACGGTTTGCCCGAAACGCTGCGTAAAGCGGTCGAGGGCCGTTCGGCGGCGCATTCCTACACCGCGCGTTACAGCGAAACCAAATTCGAAGGCAACTGGCGCCCGACGTTGACGCCGGAGCAACTGGCCCAGGTGGCCGAGGTCGTGCACCCCATCGTCCGCACCCACCCGGAAACCGGGCGCAAGGCATTGTTCGTCAGCGAGGGGTTCACCACCCGCATCGTCGGCCTGCCGGAGGATGAAAGCAAAGCCATCCTGACGGAGTTGTATGCCCACAGCGTGTTGCCTCAAAACATCTATCGCCATCAATGGCAGCCCCATGACTTGGTGTTCTGGGACAACCGCTCGCTGATCCACCTGGCTGCCGGTTGCCCGAGCCATCTGCGCCGCAAGCTGTATCGCACCACCATCCAGGGCGACGCCCCTTTCTGA